The segment TACTCCAGATCAAAACGGTAAAATGGAGAATGTCGTATTGGGCTTTGACACACTTGAAGAGTACGAAAGCAATCCGTATTTTTTGGGTGCATTGGTTGGACGTTTTGCCGGACGGATAAAAGAGGGAGCATTTGTAATTGGAGGAGCAGACTATCAAATAGCAAGAAATGCCAATGGTCATCATCTGCACGGAGGTTCCCAAGGCTTTCACTCAGCTCTTTGGGATTCAAAAGTGATCAAAAGTAAAAATGAAGCAATAGTCGAATTTACGTATTTCAGTCCTGATGGGGAGGAAGGTTTCCCTGGCAACTTATTCATGACCGTCCGCTACCTTCTCAAGAACGACAGCAATCAGCTTATCATTTCCTATTCAGGTAAATCCGATAAAACCACTTTATTGAATGTAACCAACCACTCTTATTTCAATTTGAGCGGAAATTTCAAGCGAACTACACTTGATCATGTATTGACGATGAAAAGTGATCACTACTTGGAATTGGATGAGGAATTACTGCCGACAGGAAATCTTGTTAATGTAGACGATGATTTGCTCTTCGATTTTCGAAACGGCAGAAGCATAAAAGAAGCGACAGCATCTGAACATCCACAGACAAAGTTAGCTGGGAATGGCTATGATCATCCATTTTTGTTGAATCGCACAGAACAGCCAACTATCGAATTAACTGATCCAGAAAGTGGTCGGAAACTGCTGATTGAAACAACAGAACCAGCAGTGGTTTTATATACAGGAAATGATATAGGTGGATCTTATTCAATCAGGGGAGTAGAAGCACGGGATTATCTAGGGCTTTGTCTTGAAACACAAAGTCCTCCAGGTTCGGTGCACCACCCTCACTTCCCATCCGCCATCTTGAACGCTGAAGAGGAGTTCAAGTCTGAAACGACTTATTCTTTCTCCTAAGTCCGTGATAGATAAAATAAAGTTTATAAGATAACCATTCTTCAGTGTAAGGCTCTTTAAGTGATCTAATAAAAAAAGAACTGGTCAACGAATCTTTTTGGAGAAAGGAGTGTTCTTATGATTGATAATCTAAGAAAAATTTATTCTTCACTAATCTTATATGAAGAAGATGTCCATAACGTGGATTGCGACTATAAATGGTTCGTGAAAGAGGACAATGAAATTATCGGAATCCATAAAAGCCAACTGGAACCGAAAGATGTGTCTGTATTAACTGCTTTCATGGCGCCTTATGACATCGATTTCCCATCCCTTACGAGTGAAGAACAAAAGTGGAGAAAAGCGATTGGTTCGACTGGCTCTAACGAAACGGAAAATATGGAAGCCAATAGTTCATATCGCTTTGTATACTTTTCAATTTTAAAAAACCAAATCAGCCCTGGATTATTTAAAGATGCTATTTATGAATTATTTCCAGGGAGAGTCTCGATTCTTTGGGAAACTAGACATGAAGGAATTTTAATAGAACATGCGACTTTAGGACAGGATAATATTTGTTACGAAGAAATTATCGATTTATTGATGAGTGACTTGTATATAAAAATCAATTTTCTTGTAGGTCCTTTCAGGAAAGGAATGCAGAATGTCCCTCACTACTATTCATTTATGATAACAGCCGCAAAATCTATTTTTTCCTACTCCAATAAGCCAGTAGCGAATTTTAGTGATGCAGTGCCTTATTTGTTGATCGATCAATCGGAAAAAGACCAATACCGAAGTATTCGTGAAATGATCTTACAAGGTTATGCGGATGACGAAGAAACTTTGAGAATGTTAGAAGTATTTGCGAAGTGCAATTTGAACATATCGGAAACAGCGAAAGCGCTCCATCTTCATCGCAACAGTCTTCAATATCGTTTGGATCGTTTTACAGATAATACAGGAATAGATATCAGAAAATTCCATAATGCTATGGCCGTTTATCTAGCGCTGCTTGCGAAATCGCCAGTATAGTCTATTGGTCAATGTGCAACGAAGTTGGCGGAATCTTTGTGCACTTTCTCTATTTTTTCTATCTAGCTTATACGGTAGGCTGATATCAGTTCTTGAAAATAGATACATAGTGGAGGGAATCAAATGGCAGGGTTAAGTTTAAAAAATATAAAAAAAGTTTACGATCAAGGTGTTGTATCGGTTCATGATTTCAACCTCGAAATCAGGGACAAAGAATTTTTAGTGTTGGTAGGTCCTTCAGGTTGTGGAAAATCGACGACGCTTCGAATGATTGCTGGATTAGAAGATATAACCGAGGGAGATATGTATATTGGAGAAAGACGCATAAACGACGTATCACCGAAAGATCGCGATATCGCCATGGTTTTTCAGAACTATGCTCTTTATCCACATATGAGTGTTTATGAAAATATGGCTTTTAGTCTAAAACTCAACAAAACTAAAAAGGATGAAATCGAAAGACGGGTCAATAATGCGGCTGAAATTCTTGGGCTGCAAGATTACCTGAAAAGAAAGCCGAAAGCATTATCTGGCGGGCAACGTCAGCGAGTAGCTCTTGGACGTGCAATAGTTCGTGATGCTAAAGTGTTTTTAATGGATGAACCGTTGTCTAACCTGGATGCAAAATTACGGGTTCAAATGCGTGCGGAAATCCAAAAATTGCATCGAAGGCTTCAGACGACAACGGTTTACGTGACACATGATCAGACAGAAGCGATGACCATGGCAACACGGCTGGTGGTTATGAAGGACGGATTTATTCAGCAAGTAGGTTCACCTAAAGAAGTTTACGAGTTACCGGATAATGTCTTTGTTGGAGGATTTATTGGTTCACCACCAATGAATTTTTTCCACGGTAGATTAGAAGAAAAACACTTCGTCATGGGTGATGTAAGAATTTTAGTTCCAGAAGGGAAACTTAGTATTCCGCGAGAAAAAGGTTATGTCGGAAAAGAAATTATTTTGGGTATTCGGCCAGAAGATATTCATGATGAGCCACTGTTCATCAATTCTTCTCCTGATACAGCCATTAAAGCCTCAATTGACGTAGCAGAACTAATGGGGGCTGAGATTATCCTCTATTCTACATTGGCGGGACAAGAGTTCATCGCGCGTGTAGATTCGCGATACAGCATTGAGGTTGGGAAAATGGCGGATTTAGCGCTTGATCTGAATAAGTCACACTTCTTTGACATTGAAACTGAAGAAAGAATAAAGTAAATCAGAATGGCGATCAAAAAACAGCATCACCAGTCGAAAGAAATTCTTTCGACTGGTGATGCTGTTTTTGTTGTTACTAGGATTGTACAGGCCATTCCTTTCGTTTTGAGTTATGTGTTTATAAAGAAGGTTATTTATAAGAAACTTCTAGCACCAAGTCTTGATTATAATTGCCAAATTTAGAGCCAAACAAATTCATTCCCCCGGAGTTGATGGCATCATTTTTGACTTCTAATTTTATAGAAATATGTGATTTTTCCTGAAGGGATAGTTTGTCGATTGAAACATGAGAAATCTTTTCTCCATCCACAAAGGTGCCATCTTTGTTGATTTTCCAGTTTTTCAGCAAACCATATTGTGTATTATTGATGCCCCACCAGTATGGAGTTAAATTACCTCGGACACCACCAAAATCTCCAGGACTTGTCCAAATCCCGACTTCTTCACCATTGATAGTTAACATGATATCTGATGGCCAATCGTTTTTGTAATATGTTGCTTCAGAACAAATTTCTGCTGAAAAATTCAGTTCTTCGACTTCTGCTTTTTTGGGAATTCGGTTAGGAAAGTGGTATTCGATAAAACCAGTTCTAAACCAAATTAGTTGAGCGTTCTTCCGGTCTGGTTCGAAAAAAGAACGAGGCTCATCTTCAAGATGAATAAAGCCATTCTCACTCAACAAGCCGCATGTCGGTTCTGC is part of the Planococcus shenhongbingii genome and harbors:
- a CDS encoding aldose epimerase family protein, which produces MEVTKKVFARKNNQTITSYTLKNDQGFQMSCIDYGCIITEIITPDQNGKMENVVLGFDTLEEYESNPYFLGALVGRFAGRIKEGAFVIGGADYQIARNANGHHLHGGSQGFHSALWDSKVIKSKNEAIVEFTYFSPDGEEGFPGNLFMTVRYLLKNDSNQLIISYSGKSDKTTLLNVTNHSYFNLSGNFKRTTLDHVLTMKSDHYLELDEELLPTGNLVNVDDDLLFDFRNGRSIKEATASEHPQTKLAGNGYDHPFLLNRTEQPTIELTDPESGRKLLIETTEPAVVLYTGNDIGGSYSIRGVEARDYLGLCLETQSPPGSVHHPHFPSAILNAEEEFKSETTYSFS
- a CDS encoding PucR family transcriptional regulator, translating into MIDNLRKIYSSLILYEEDVHNVDCDYKWFVKEDNEIIGIHKSQLEPKDVSVLTAFMAPYDIDFPSLTSEEQKWRKAIGSTGSNETENMEANSSYRFVYFSILKNQISPGLFKDAIYELFPGRVSILWETRHEGILIEHATLGQDNICYEEIIDLLMSDLYIKINFLVGPFRKGMQNVPHYYSFMITAAKSIFSYSNKPVANFSDAVPYLLIDQSEKDQYRSIREMILQGYADDEETLRMLEVFAKCNLNISETAKALHLHRNSLQYRLDRFTDNTGIDIRKFHNAMAVYLALLAKSPV
- a CDS encoding ABC transporter ATP-binding protein gives rise to the protein MAGLSLKNIKKVYDQGVVSVHDFNLEIRDKEFLVLVGPSGCGKSTTLRMIAGLEDITEGDMYIGERRINDVSPKDRDIAMVFQNYALYPHMSVYENMAFSLKLNKTKKDEIERRVNNAAEILGLQDYLKRKPKALSGGQRQRVALGRAIVRDAKVFLMDEPLSNLDAKLRVQMRAEIQKLHRRLQTTTVYVTHDQTEAMTMATRLVVMKDGFIQQVGSPKEVYELPDNVFVGGFIGSPPMNFFHGRLEEKHFVMGDVRILVPEGKLSIPREKGYVGKEIILGIRPEDIHDEPLFINSSPDTAIKASIDVAELMGAEIILYSTLAGQEFIARVDSRYSIEVGKMADLALDLNKSHFFDIETEERIK
- a CDS encoding ArsR/SmtB family transcription factor; its protein translation is MRTLELALEEAIEVFKALGNEHRVEIIQLLDEGPKNVKDLSVAMEMPFSSTATNVRILEEAGLIATELIPGRGSKKVSSKKYDRVIISLSNQQDLTHNLYRYEMPVGDFILCEAEPTCGLLSENGFIHLEDEPRSFFEPDRKNAQLIWFRTGFIEYHFPNRIPKKAEVEELNFSAEICSEATYYKNDWPSDIMLTINGEEVGIWTSPGDFGGVRGNLTPYWWGINNTQYGLLKNWKINKDGTFVDGEKISHVSIDKLSLQEKSHISIKLEVKNDAINSGGMNLFGSKFGNYNQDLVLEVSYK